The Doryrhamphus excisus isolate RoL2022-K1 chromosome 18, RoL_Dexc_1.0, whole genome shotgun sequence genome contains a region encoding:
- the cnpy2 gene encoding protein canopy homolog 2 — MKDGVLLLTPCVVLLLLLSSCEAARQGQDIRCGACRALVDEMEWAISQVDPKKMIQTGSFRINPDGTQSIREVPLSRSEGNLLELMENVCERMQDYGEHTEAATNRKSYMRVSSRSGEAMDLSQATLDSRVTSSLKFACETIVEQYEDELIEFFSHETENVKDKLCSKRTDLCDHALKIPHDEL, encoded by the exons ATGAAAGACGGGGTTCTCCTTCTTACACCTTGTGTGgttctcctgctcctcctgAGCTCCTGTGAGGCAGCGAGACAAGGACAGGATATCCGATGTGGAG cctgcAGGGCTCTGGTGGACGAGATGGAGTGGGCCATCTCCCAAGTTGACCCGAAAAAAATGATTCAAACCGGCTCCTTCAGAATCAACCCAGACGGCACTCAGTCCATCAGGGAG GTTCCTCTTTCACGCTCCGAGGGAAACCTCCTGGAGCTGATGGAGAACGTGTGCGAGAGGATGCAGGACTACGGCGAGCACACCGAAGCTGCCACTAACAGGAAGTCCTACATGAGGGTCAGCTCTCGTAGCGGCGAGGCCATGGATCTCTCTCAGGCCACGTTGGACTCCAGAGTCACCAGCAGTCTGAAGTTTGCA TGTGAGACAATCGTTGAGCAGTACGAAGACGAACTCATCGAATTCTTCTCTCATGAGACCGAAAATGTCAAAGACAAACTCTGCAGCAAGAGGACgg ACCTCTGCGACCACGCTCTGAAAATCCCACATGATGAACTTTGA
- the si:ch211-159e12.5 gene encoding uncharacterized protein si:ch211-159e12.5 isoform X1, protein MDLWPKNQGLLPPYMRYGTVPGRSQTFNLAQTLAPVAPSYHDRNPVIHYPSSNHDDQRNHVRESSHWSLPRSGTAGSRLDYTKWTDPQLFTPTSSSQLPFVLDYRSQQNLADYEPSEVRECVTGDYGRSYQRRWEASKRELEAWAARYSHSLPRRRRIETEQRGASQGLLERRRTRIDSCMVAQQQIGQCTNTREDPAHWEIASPEAPNPSYGMDVKGRIGLGMFSQPPDYIAPPPYDTPRKRSSVTPHSDINRIQVERTREKPDRNQKTDVEEFPKQRSRVNNADIPQERFPQPGESSSKVIEGRKFRLSKKTGGMTIFCLVSRIAGPTEHGSFTPSANTKIGNSSTDNPTSKVADEVDKTTKTKQMEPSSKKSVAPEEKLTEEFKTNDAKLAPPARYPLWKEPSFTRNPLGMEVRRLDVKKGSESKEGEDLLVIDTTCVVVKMELIQSPKKEHVHLLDSRSSPVQSEDLLKQDRDPDPVNHIPNNRSLKDQMDSDPVILEIDSENPKDLELDPNTEVNHIPNNRSFKDKMDSDLLTLEIDGENLEDLDPDPNTEVNHIPNNRSLKDKMDSDLVTLEIDSENPKDLNPIPNTEVNHIPNNRSLKDKMDSDLVTLEIDGENPKDLDPNPNTEVNHILNNRSLKDKMDSDLVTLEIDGENPKDLNPIPNTEVNHIPNNTSLKDKMDSDLLTLEIDGENPKDLDPDPNTEVNHIPNNGSLKDKMDSDLVTLEVHGENPKDLDPDPNTEVNHIPNNRSLKDKMDSDLLILEIDGENPKDLDPDPNTEVNHIPNNRSLKDQMDSDLVTLEIDSENPKDLDPNPNTEVNHIPNNRSLKDKMDSDLLTLEIDGENPKDLDPDPNTEVNHILNNRSLKDKMDSDLLTLEIDGENPKDLDPDPKMEVNHIPNNRSLKDKMDSDLLTLEIDSENPKDLDPDPNTEVNHIPNNRSLKDKMDSDLVTLEIDGQNLEDLDPDPNTEVNHIPNNRSLKDKMDSGLLTFEINGENPKESLENQAERSSCLDRFLKMELDSSPDHHHEMKEKLYQDPTKEEEHSQNQQDPNKDKMSDDWVEDVLGSQQLTNGQPGPDDYQQVETSENVPVGLEDGRDEGQPGTPPPLQLNPPLPPSSPDVGESNPTFISSLESLPSISESGTEEGPDAEWGTLDPVEDGVLQPGTASSLTSLIPSATASESDTDVSEEVHQESPTDGTSEEPFEGDHVQMVSDISIEPVEQMPAITKEEPSDFNMEHQELCTQAEDNTTEEQITWLEVQTEENLDVKESLEDDKDLPSLEEPMVECQSAKEDTKAVFKLPSPPSPSDFKVEHQELLCTQAEDNNTEEKITSLEVQTEENLDVKESLEDDKDLPSLEEPMVELLFPPSPSEINHEAQPRGPSPPLDSREDLAPHEETGSTLTAPLLLMEFIPSSESSPPPAGNCVPPDVPQGEVLHYTNPLWDAVNRIRKHTAPDSENEEEEVAEFWDPRSVEGVRDIFEELDVSEDMEVGEMLRHPWCEEDTFSCSSTSSHDSGDTVVVAEEFQEVQEAQEVQEEQMEEVGRGCLDEMSNANTHEQDGGEDEEDEYQTGTMDKVMM, encoded by the exons ATGGATTTATGGCCTAAAAATCAAGGACTGCTCCCCCCATATATGAGATATGGTACTGTTCCTGGCAGGAGTCAAACGTTTAA cctcgcccagaccctagctccagtggcccccag cTACCACGATAGAAACCCGGTGATCCACTATCCATCGAGTAACCACGACGACCAGCGGAATCACGTCAGAGAGTCCAGCCACTGGTCTTTACCGAGATCAGGAACAGCTGGATCTCGACTGGACTACACAAAGTGGACTGACCCTCAATTGTTTACGCCGACTTCTTCTTCTCAGCTGCCTTTTGTTTTGGATTATCGTTCTCAGCAGAACCTCGCCGATTATGAACCTTCGGAAGTCAGGGAATGCGTAACGGGAGATTATGGGAGAAGCTACCAGAGAAGGTGGGAGGCTTCCAAGAGAGAACTGGAAGCCTGGGCTGCCCGTTATAGCCATTCGCTTCCGAGGAGGAGACGTATCGAGACGGAGCAAAGGGGGGCCTCCCAAGGTCTGTTGGAGAGGAGAAGAACCAGGATAGACTCTTGCATGGTGGCACAGCAGCAAATCGGGCAATGTACAAACACAAGAGAAGATCCAGCACATTGGGAGATAGCTTCACCAGAAGCTCCTAATCCCAGCTATGGAATGGACGTCAAAGGACGGATAGGATTGGGAATGTTTAGCCAACCCCCTGATTATATCGCACCCCCTCCCTATGACACCCCACGGAAACGTTCATCTGTGACGCCGCATTCCGATATCAATCGGATACAAGTCGAGAGAACTCGGGAGAAACCAGACAGAAACCAAAAAACAGACGTTGAAGAATTCCCAAAGCAACGTAGCCGAGTCAACAATGCGGACATTCCGCAAGAACGATTTCCACAGCCGGGAGAATCGTCATCAAAGGTGATTGAAGGACGGAAATTCCGATTGAGTAAGAAGACCGGCGGGATGACCATCTTCTGTTTGGTGTCTCGGATCGCAGGACCAACAGAACACGGGTCCTTCACACCTTCGGCAAACACCAAGATCGGGAACTCTTCTACGGATAATCCGACATCCAAGGTTGCAGACGAAGTAGACAAGaccaccaaaacaaaacagatggAACCAAGTTCCAAAAAAAGTGTAGCACCTGAGGAAAAACTGACCGAGGAGTTCAAGACAAATGACGCTAAGTTAGCACCACCTGCCAGATATCCTTTGTGGAAGGAGCCCAGTTTCACCAGGAATCCACTCGGCATGGAAGTCAGGAGACTGGATGTGAAGAAAGGAAGTGAGTCCAAGGAAGGCGAAGATCTCCTGGTGATTGACACGACATGCGTTGTGGTCAAAATGGAGCTGATTCAGTCACCCAAGAAGGAACACGTTCATCTCTTAGATAGCCGTTCTTCTCCTGTCCAATCAGAAGACCTTCTGAAGCAGGACCGAGACCCTGATCCAGTCAACCACATTCCGAATAACAGAAGTCTTAAGGACCAGATGGACTCAGATCCTGTAATCCTTGAGATTGACAGTGAAAACCCCAAGGACCTAGAACTTGATCCAAACACGGAAGTCAACCACATTCCGAATAACAGAAGTTTTAAGGACAAGATGGACTCAGATCTTCTAACCCTTGAGATTGACGGTGAAAACCTCGAGGACCTAGACCCTGATCCAAACACGGAGGTCAACCACATTCCGAATAACAGAAGTCTTAAGGACAAGATGGACTCAGATCTTGTAACCCTTGAGATTGACAGTGAAAACCCCAAAGACCTAAACCCTATTCCAAACACGGAAGTCAACCACATTCCGAATAACAGAAGTCTGAAGGACAAGATGGACTCAGATCTCGTAACCCTTGAGATTGACGGTGAAAACCCCAAGGACCTAGACCCTAATCCAAACACAGAAGTCAACCATATTCTGAATAACCGAAGTCTTAAGGACAAGATGGACTCAGATCTTGTAACCCTTGAGATCGACGGTGAAAACCCCAAAGACCTAAACCCTATTCCAAACACGGAAGTCAACCACATTCCGAATAACACAAGTCTTAAGGACAAGATGGACTCAGATCTTCTAACCCTTGAGATCGATGGTGAAAACCCAAAGGACCTAGACCCTGATCCAAACACGGAAGTCAACCACATTCCGAATAACGGAAGTCTTAAGGACAAGATGGACTCAGATCTTGTAACCCTTGAGGTTCACGGTGAAAACCCCAAGGACCTAGATCCTGATCCAAACACGGAAGTCAACCACATTCCGAATAACAGAAGTCTTAAGGACAAGATGGACTCAGATCTTCTAATCCTTGAGATCGATGGTGAAAACCCCAAGGACCTAGACCCTGATCCAAACACGGAAGTCAACCACATTCCGAATAACCGAAGTCTTAAGGACCAGATGGACTCAGATCTTGTAACCCTTGAGATCGACAGTGAAAACCCCAAGGACCTAGACCCTAATCCAAACACAGAAGTCAACCACATTCCGAATAACCGAAGTCTTAAGGACAAGATGGACTCAGATCTTCTAACCCTTGAGATCGATGGTGAAAACCCAAAGGACCTAGATCCTGATCCAAACACGGAAGTCAACCACATTCTGAATAACAGAAGTCTTAAGGACAAGATGGACTCAGATCTTCTAACCCTTGAGATTGACGGTGAAAACCCCAAGGACCTAGACCCTGATCCAAAGATGGAAGTCAACCACATTCCAAATAACAGAAGTCTTAAGGACAAGATGGACTCAGATCTTCTAACCCTTGAGATCGACAGTGAAAACCCAAAGGACCTAGACCCTGATCCAAACACGGAAGTCAACCACATTCCGAATAACAGAAGTCTTAAGGACAAGATGGACTCAGATCTTGTAACCCTTGAGATCGACGGTCAAAACCTCGAGGACCTAGACCCTGATCCAAACACAGAAGTCAACCACATTCCGAATAACAGAAGTCTTAAGGACAAGATGGACTCAGGTCTTCTAACCTTTGAGATCAACGGTGAAAACCCAAAGGAATCCTTGGAGAATCAAGCTGAAAGAAGCTCATGTCTTGACAGGTTCTTGAAAATGGAGCTTGATTCTTCTCCAGATCATCACCATGAAATGAAAGAGAAGCTGTACCAAGACCCCACCAAAGAGGAGGAGCATTCACAGAACCAGCAGGACCCAAACAAGGACAAGATGTCCGATGACTGGGTTGAAGATGTTCTAGGATCCCAGCAGTTGACCAACGGCCAACCCGGTCCAGATGATTACCAGCAGGTTGAAACATCCGAGAACGTTCCAGTTGGACTGGAGGACGGAAGGGATGAAGGTCAGCCTGGCACTCCACCTCCTCTCCAGTTAAATCCTCCCTTACCTCCATCTTCTCCAGATGTTGGAGAGTCCAATCCCACTTTCATATCCTCCCTTGAGTCGCTCCCAAGTATTTCAGAGTCAGGAACCGAGGAGGGTCCAGATGCTGAGTGGGGAACATTGGACCCAGTTGAGGATGGAGTACTTCAGCCTGGAACTGCTTCATCGCTAACATCTCTGATTCCTTCTGCAACGGCATCAGAGTCTGATACTGATGTTTCTGAGGAAGTCCATCAGGAATCTCCTACTGATGGAACAAGCGAGGAACCGTTTGAAGGTGATCACGTCCAAATGGTAAGTGATATTTCTATAGAACCTGTAGAGCAGATGCCTGCAATAACCAAAGAGGAACCATCAGACTTCAACATGGAGCACCAGGAGCTTTGTACTCAAGCAGAAGACAATACAACAGAAGAGCAGATCACATGGTTGGAGGTCCAAACAGAGGAGAACCTGGATGTGAAAGAGTCGCTTGAGGATGATAAAGATCTACCAAGTCTGGAGGAACCGATGGTAGAATGTCAGAGTGCCAAAGAAGATACCAAAGCCGTGTTTAAACTTCCGtctcctccatctccatcaGACTTCAAAGTGGAGCACCAGGAGCTCCTTTGCACTCAAGCAGAAGACAATAACACAGAAGAGAAGATCACATCATTGGAGGTCCAAACAGAGGAGAATCTGGATGTCAAAGAGTCACTTGAGGATGATAAAGATCTGCCAAGTCTGGAGGAACCGATGGTAGAACTTCTGTTTCCTCCATCACCATCAGAGATAAACCATGAAGCTCAACCCCGAGGTCCATCTCCACCACTGGACTCAAGAGAAGACCTCGCCCCCCATGAAGAAACTGGATCAACTCTCACTGCACCTCTTCTTCTGATGGAGTTTATCCCTTCTTCTGAAAGTTCTCCTCCTCCCGCAGGGAACTGTGTCCCTCCTGACGTTCCCCAAGGGGAGGTTCTTCACTACACCAACCCGTTGTGGGACGCAGTGAATCGAATTAGGAAACATACAGCTCCTGATTCCGAGaacgaagaggaggaggtggcggaGTTTTGGGATCCAAGGAGTGTAGAAGGAGTGAGGGACATCTTTGAGGAACTGGACGTGTCAGAGGACATGGAGGTCGGAGAAATGCTGCGACATCCATGGTGTGAGGAGGACACGTTTTCCTGCAGCAGCACCAGTAGTCATGATTCTGGGGACACGGTCGTTGTAGCAGAGGAGTTCCAGGAGGTCCAGGAGGCCCAGGAGGTCCAGGAGGAGCAGATGGAGGAGGTTGGGAGGGGGTGCCTGGATGAAATGTCCAATGCCAACACCCATGAACAGGATGGAGGTGAAGACGAGGAGGATGAGTACCAGACTGGAACTATGGACAAGGTAATGATGTAA
- the LOC131106642 gene encoding EEF1A lysine methyltransferase 3-like, whose protein sequence is MNYFGDEDSAFPMDACLFADTFSQDTVYKLMGQEVTIKQFFGANLGVAAPVWEAALQLCQYFEEHHMKWSGRRVIELGAGTGVVGIGAARLGADVTFTDLPVTLPSLEANICANMPSSGWPSSPPTVLPLSWGEDHKKFPSDWDLVLGADIVYLPETYPLLMETLEHLCKSKAELYLSAKMRKEHETPRFFEELLPLRFNVQLVHRDDNQNINIYRAALKKDQ, encoded by the exons ATGAACTATTTTGGAGACGAAGACAGTGCTTTCCCAATGGACGCCTGCTTGTTCGCGGATACATTTTCTCAAGACACTGTTTATAAGTTAATGGGCCAAGAGGTGACGATAAAACAGTTTTTTGGTGCAAACCTCGGCGTGGCTGCTCCAGTGTGGGAAGCA GCGTTACAATTGTGTCAATACTTCGAGGAGCATCATATGAAGTGGAGTGGGAGACGTGTCATCGAGCTGGGAGCCGGGACTGGTGTTGTTGGGATTGGGGCTGCTCGTCTAG GTGCAGATGTGACCTTCACGGACCTTCCGGTGACTCTTCCATCGCTGGAAGCCAACATCTGTGCCAACATGCCGTCCAGCGGTTGGCCTTCCTCTCCTCCCACCGTCCTCCCTCTATCCTGGGGCGAGGACCACAAGAAGTTCCCCTCAGACTGGGACCTGGTGCTGGGCGCAGACATCGTTTACCTCCCGGAGACGTACCCGCTGTTAATGGAGACGTTGGAGCATCTGTGTAAAAGCAAAGCAGAGCTTTATCTTTCGGCTAAGATGCGGAAAGAACACGAGACTCCGAGGTTTTTTGAAGAACTTCTGCCGTTGAGGTTTAACGTACAACTTGTGCATCGTGACGATAAtcagaatattaatatttacagagcagctttaaaaaaagacCAGTAG
- the si:ch211-159e12.5 gene encoding uncharacterized protein si:ch211-159e12.5 isoform X2, with amino-acid sequence MDLWPKNQGLLPPYMRYGTVPGRSQTFNYHDRNPVIHYPSSNHDDQRNHVRESSHWSLPRSGTAGSRLDYTKWTDPQLFTPTSSSQLPFVLDYRSQQNLADYEPSEVRECVTGDYGRSYQRRWEASKRELEAWAARYSHSLPRRRRIETEQRGASQGLLERRRTRIDSCMVAQQQIGQCTNTREDPAHWEIASPEAPNPSYGMDVKGRIGLGMFSQPPDYIAPPPYDTPRKRSSVTPHSDINRIQVERTREKPDRNQKTDVEEFPKQRSRVNNADIPQERFPQPGESSSKVIEGRKFRLSKKTGGMTIFCLVSRIAGPTEHGSFTPSANTKIGNSSTDNPTSKVADEVDKTTKTKQMEPSSKKSVAPEEKLTEEFKTNDAKLAPPARYPLWKEPSFTRNPLGMEVRRLDVKKGSESKEGEDLLVIDTTCVVVKMELIQSPKKEHVHLLDSRSSPVQSEDLLKQDRDPDPVNHIPNNRSLKDQMDSDPVILEIDSENPKDLELDPNTEVNHIPNNRSFKDKMDSDLLTLEIDGENLEDLDPDPNTEVNHIPNNRSLKDKMDSDLVTLEIDSENPKDLNPIPNTEVNHIPNNRSLKDKMDSDLVTLEIDGENPKDLDPNPNTEVNHILNNRSLKDKMDSDLVTLEIDGENPKDLNPIPNTEVNHIPNNTSLKDKMDSDLLTLEIDGENPKDLDPDPNTEVNHIPNNGSLKDKMDSDLVTLEVHGENPKDLDPDPNTEVNHIPNNRSLKDKMDSDLLILEIDGENPKDLDPDPNTEVNHIPNNRSLKDQMDSDLVTLEIDSENPKDLDPNPNTEVNHIPNNRSLKDKMDSDLLTLEIDGENPKDLDPDPNTEVNHILNNRSLKDKMDSDLLTLEIDGENPKDLDPDPKMEVNHIPNNRSLKDKMDSDLLTLEIDSENPKDLDPDPNTEVNHIPNNRSLKDKMDSDLVTLEIDGQNLEDLDPDPNTEVNHIPNNRSLKDKMDSGLLTFEINGENPKESLENQAERSSCLDRFLKMELDSSPDHHHEMKEKLYQDPTKEEEHSQNQQDPNKDKMSDDWVEDVLGSQQLTNGQPGPDDYQQVETSENVPVGLEDGRDEGQPGTPPPLQLNPPLPPSSPDVGESNPTFISSLESLPSISESGTEEGPDAEWGTLDPVEDGVLQPGTASSLTSLIPSATASESDTDVSEEVHQESPTDGTSEEPFEGDHVQMVSDISIEPVEQMPAITKEEPSDFNMEHQELCTQAEDNTTEEQITWLEVQTEENLDVKESLEDDKDLPSLEEPMVECQSAKEDTKAVFKLPSPPSPSDFKVEHQELLCTQAEDNNTEEKITSLEVQTEENLDVKESLEDDKDLPSLEEPMVELLFPPSPSEINHEAQPRGPSPPLDSREDLAPHEETGSTLTAPLLLMEFIPSSESSPPPAGNCVPPDVPQGEVLHYTNPLWDAVNRIRKHTAPDSENEEEEVAEFWDPRSVEGVRDIFEELDVSEDMEVGEMLRHPWCEEDTFSCSSTSSHDSGDTVVVAEEFQEVQEAQEVQEEQMEEVGRGCLDEMSNANTHEQDGGEDEEDEYQTGTMDKVMM; translated from the exons ATGGATTTATGGCCTAAAAATCAAGGACTGCTCCCCCCATATATGAGATATGGTACTGTTCCTGGCAGGAGTCAAACGTTTAA cTACCACGATAGAAACCCGGTGATCCACTATCCATCGAGTAACCACGACGACCAGCGGAATCACGTCAGAGAGTCCAGCCACTGGTCTTTACCGAGATCAGGAACAGCTGGATCTCGACTGGACTACACAAAGTGGACTGACCCTCAATTGTTTACGCCGACTTCTTCTTCTCAGCTGCCTTTTGTTTTGGATTATCGTTCTCAGCAGAACCTCGCCGATTATGAACCTTCGGAAGTCAGGGAATGCGTAACGGGAGATTATGGGAGAAGCTACCAGAGAAGGTGGGAGGCTTCCAAGAGAGAACTGGAAGCCTGGGCTGCCCGTTATAGCCATTCGCTTCCGAGGAGGAGACGTATCGAGACGGAGCAAAGGGGGGCCTCCCAAGGTCTGTTGGAGAGGAGAAGAACCAGGATAGACTCTTGCATGGTGGCACAGCAGCAAATCGGGCAATGTACAAACACAAGAGAAGATCCAGCACATTGGGAGATAGCTTCACCAGAAGCTCCTAATCCCAGCTATGGAATGGACGTCAAAGGACGGATAGGATTGGGAATGTTTAGCCAACCCCCTGATTATATCGCACCCCCTCCCTATGACACCCCACGGAAACGTTCATCTGTGACGCCGCATTCCGATATCAATCGGATACAAGTCGAGAGAACTCGGGAGAAACCAGACAGAAACCAAAAAACAGACGTTGAAGAATTCCCAAAGCAACGTAGCCGAGTCAACAATGCGGACATTCCGCAAGAACGATTTCCACAGCCGGGAGAATCGTCATCAAAGGTGATTGAAGGACGGAAATTCCGATTGAGTAAGAAGACCGGCGGGATGACCATCTTCTGTTTGGTGTCTCGGATCGCAGGACCAACAGAACACGGGTCCTTCACACCTTCGGCAAACACCAAGATCGGGAACTCTTCTACGGATAATCCGACATCCAAGGTTGCAGACGAAGTAGACAAGaccaccaaaacaaaacagatggAACCAAGTTCCAAAAAAAGTGTAGCACCTGAGGAAAAACTGACCGAGGAGTTCAAGACAAATGACGCTAAGTTAGCACCACCTGCCAGATATCCTTTGTGGAAGGAGCCCAGTTTCACCAGGAATCCACTCGGCATGGAAGTCAGGAGACTGGATGTGAAGAAAGGAAGTGAGTCCAAGGAAGGCGAAGATCTCCTGGTGATTGACACGACATGCGTTGTGGTCAAAATGGAGCTGATTCAGTCACCCAAGAAGGAACACGTTCATCTCTTAGATAGCCGTTCTTCTCCTGTCCAATCAGAAGACCTTCTGAAGCAGGACCGAGACCCTGATCCAGTCAACCACATTCCGAATAACAGAAGTCTTAAGGACCAGATGGACTCAGATCCTGTAATCCTTGAGATTGACAGTGAAAACCCCAAGGACCTAGAACTTGATCCAAACACGGAAGTCAACCACATTCCGAATAACAGAAGTTTTAAGGACAAGATGGACTCAGATCTTCTAACCCTTGAGATTGACGGTGAAAACCTCGAGGACCTAGACCCTGATCCAAACACGGAGGTCAACCACATTCCGAATAACAGAAGTCTTAAGGACAAGATGGACTCAGATCTTGTAACCCTTGAGATTGACAGTGAAAACCCCAAAGACCTAAACCCTATTCCAAACACGGAAGTCAACCACATTCCGAATAACAGAAGTCTGAAGGACAAGATGGACTCAGATCTCGTAACCCTTGAGATTGACGGTGAAAACCCCAAGGACCTAGACCCTAATCCAAACACAGAAGTCAACCATATTCTGAATAACCGAAGTCTTAAGGACAAGATGGACTCAGATCTTGTAACCCTTGAGATCGACGGTGAAAACCCCAAAGACCTAAACCCTATTCCAAACACGGAAGTCAACCACATTCCGAATAACACAAGTCTTAAGGACAAGATGGACTCAGATCTTCTAACCCTTGAGATCGATGGTGAAAACCCAAAGGACCTAGACCCTGATCCAAACACGGAAGTCAACCACATTCCGAATAACGGAAGTCTTAAGGACAAGATGGACTCAGATCTTGTAACCCTTGAGGTTCACGGTGAAAACCCCAAGGACCTAGATCCTGATCCAAACACGGAAGTCAACCACATTCCGAATAACAGAAGTCTTAAGGACAAGATGGACTCAGATCTTCTAATCCTTGAGATCGATGGTGAAAACCCCAAGGACCTAGACCCTGATCCAAACACGGAAGTCAACCACATTCCGAATAACCGAAGTCTTAAGGACCAGATGGACTCAGATCTTGTAACCCTTGAGATCGACAGTGAAAACCCCAAGGACCTAGACCCTAATCCAAACACAGAAGTCAACCACATTCCGAATAACCGAAGTCTTAAGGACAAGATGGACTCAGATCTTCTAACCCTTGAGATCGATGGTGAAAACCCAAAGGACCTAGATCCTGATCCAAACACGGAAGTCAACCACATTCTGAATAACAGAAGTCTTAAGGACAAGATGGACTCAGATCTTCTAACCCTTGAGATTGACGGTGAAAACCCCAAGGACCTAGACCCTGATCCAAAGATGGAAGTCAACCACATTCCAAATAACAGAAGTCTTAAGGACAAGATGGACTCAGATCTTCTAACCCTTGAGATCGACAGTGAAAACCCAAAGGACCTAGACCCTGATCCAAACACGGAAGTCAACCACATTCCGAATAACAGAAGTCTTAAGGACAAGATGGACTCAGATCTTGTAACCCTTGAGATCGACGGTCAAAACCTCGAGGACCTAGACCCTGATCCAAACACAGAAGTCAACCACATTCCGAATAACAGAAGTCTTAAGGACAAGATGGACTCAGGTCTTCTAACCTTTGAGATCAACGGTGAAAACCCAAAGGAATCCTTGGAGAATCAAGCTGAAAGAAGCTCATGTCTTGACAGGTTCTTGAAAATGGAGCTTGATTCTTCTCCAGATCATCACCATGAAATGAAAGAGAAGCTGTACCAAGACCCCACCAAAGAGGAGGAGCATTCACAGAACCAGCAGGACCCAAACAAGGACAAGATGTCCGATGACTGGGTTGAAGATGTTCTAGGATCCCAGCAGTTGACCAACGGCCAACCCGGTCCAGATGATTACCAGCAGGTTGAAACATCCGAGAACGTTCCAGTTGGACTGGAGGACGGAAGGGATGAAGGTCAGCCTGGCACTCCACCTCCTCTCCAGTTAAATCCTCCCTTACCTCCATCTTCTCCAGATGTTGGAGAGTCCAATCCCACTTTCATATCCTCCCTTGAGTCGCTCCCAAGTATTTCAGAGTCAGGAACCGAGGAGGGTCCAGATGCTGAGTGGGGAACATTGGACCCAGTTGAGGATGGAGTACTTCAGCCTGGAACTGCTTCATCGCTAACATCTCTGATTCCTTCTGCAACGGCATCAGAGTCTGATACTGATGTTTCTGAGGAAGTCCATCAGGAATCTCCTACTGATGGAACAAGCGAGGAACCGTTTGAAGGTGATCACGTCCAAATGGTAAGTGATATTTCTATAGAACCTGTAGAGCAGATGCCTGCAATAACCAAAGAGGAACCATCAGACTTCAACATGGAGCACCAGGAGCTTTGTACTCAAGCAGAAGACAATACAACAGAAGAGCAGATCACATGGTTGGAGGTCCAAACAGAGGAGAACCTGGATGTGAAAGAGTCGCTTGAGGATGATAAAGATCTACCAAGTCTGGAGGAACCGATGGTAGAATGTCAGAGTGCCAAAGAAGATACCAAAGCCGTGTTTAAACTTCCGtctcctccatctccatcaGACTTCAAAGTGGAGCACCAGGAGCTCCTTTGCACTCAAGCAGAAGACAATAACACAGAAGAGAAGATCACATCATTGGAGGTCCAAACAGAGGAGAATCTGGATGTCAAAGAGTCACTTGAGGATGATAAAGATCTGCCAAGTCTGGAGGAACCGATGGTAGAACTTCTGTTTCCTCCATCACCATCAGAGATAAACCATGAAGCTCAACCCCGAGGTCCATCTCCACCACTGGACTCAAGAGAAGACCTCGCCCCCCATGAAGAAACTGGATCAACTCTCACTGCACCTCTTCTTCTGATGGAGTTTATCCCTTCTTCTGAAAGTTCTCCTCCTCCCGCAGGGAACTGTGTCCCTCCTGACGTTCCCCAAGGGGAGGTTCTTCACTACACCAACCCGTTGTGGGACGCAGTGAATCGAATTAGGAAACATACAGCTCCTGATTCCGAGaacgaagaggaggaggtggcggaGTTTTGGGATCCAAGGAGTGTAGAAGGAGTGAGGGACATCTTTGAGGAACTGGACGTGTCAGAGGACATGGAGGTCGGAGAAATGCTGCGACATCCATGGTGTGAGGAGGACACGTTTTCCTGCAGCAGCACCAGTAGTCATGATTCTGGGGACACGGTCGTTGTAGCAGAGGAGTTCCAGGAGGTCCAGGAGGCCCAGGAGGTCCAGGAGGAGCAGATGGAGGAGGTTGGGAGGGGGTGCCTGGATGAAATGTCCAATGCCAACACCCATGAACAGGATGGAGGTGAAGACGAGGAGGATGAGTACCAGACTGGAACTATGGACAAGGTAATGATGTAA